A genomic window from Candidatus Bathyarchaeota archaeon includes:
- a CDS encoding right-handed parallel beta-helix repeat-containing protein, which translates to MKKLLCSVTLIALLVLVCISPQFISFVSANFFPASVPEHSIEITENGSVNGTDMIQRSGNVYTFTGDIAGSIVVFSSDIVIDGAGHTLQGNGSLNGIWMQDQNSVEIKNLHIKNFRHGIHFTYAESLAGCTNITLSQNSLTDNTYGIKSMIFSKNNYLEENIIANNTYGVFIHHCPSYVFRNNQLSNNTYNLWIDCETSSHMSSYISDIDDSNTINGKSITYWVNEKNKTVPVNTGYVALVNCTNITVENFVLTNNSQGILLVATNNSVITRNHLRNNYYGIAFQGSYECCFNNVITKNNITQNTNDGIYAWGAWNTSITKNIVTNNQEVDISLYDCPNAYIVENAITKNKVLPIRVKGDSNNSTVNNNDPELEQEISNEIPEFPSWLVLPLFLSITLVAFLCRKRLSKKVGCSKW; encoded by the coding sequence TTGAAGAAGCTGTTGTGTTCAGTTACGTTAATCGCTTTGCTAGTTTTAGTATGCATTAGTCCACAGTTTATCAGTTTTGTTTCTGCAAACTTTTTTCCAGCTTCAGTGCCCGAGCACAGCATCGAAATTACGGAAAACGGATCAGTAAATGGCACAGATATGATTCAACGTAGCGGAAATGTTTACACGTTTACAGGAGACATTGCAGGCAGTATCGTAGTTTTTTCTAGCGACATAGTTATTGATGGTGCTGGTCACACCCTTCAAGGAAATGGAAGTCTTAATGGTATTTGGATGCAGGACCAGAACAGCGTGGAAATAAAGAATCTGCACATCAAGAACTTCAGGCATGGCATCCATTTCACGTATGCAGAATCATTGGCTGGTTGTACAAACATTACACTGTCCCAAAATAGCCTAACAGACAATACCTATGGAATAAAATCAATGATTTTTTCAAAAAATAATTATCTTGAGGAAAACATCATAGCAAACAACACATACGGCGTTTTCATTCATCACTGTCCATCTTATGTTTTTAGAAACAATCAGCTAAGCAACAATACCTACAACTTGTGGATAGACTGCGAAACATCTAGCCACATGAGCTCCTACATCAGCGACATAGATGATTCAAACACGATAAATGGGAAATCCATAACTTACTGGGTTAACGAGAAAAACAAAACCGTGCCAGTCAACACGGGATATGTGGCTCTTGTAAACTGCACAAACATAACTGTCGAAAACTTTGTTCTCACCAACAACAGCCAAGGAATACTCCTTGTCGCCACAAACAATTCAGTAATAACAAGAAATCATCTAAGAAATAATTACTATGGCATTGCGTTTCAAGGCTCATATGAGTGCTGCTTCAATAACGTGATTACCAAAAACAACATAACACAAAACACAAACGACGGCATTTATGCATGGGGAGCTTGGAACACAAGCATTACAAAAAACATTGTAACAAACAACCAAGAAGTGGACATTAGTTTGTATGACTGCCCAAACGCATACATCGTTGAAAACGCAATAACCAAAAACAAAGTCTTACCCATAAGAGTCAAAGGAGATTCAAACAATAGCACCGTCAACAATAACGACCCTGAACTCGAACAAGAAATATCTAACGAAATACCAGAATTTCCATCATGGCTTGTTTTGCCTTTGTTTTTAAGCATAACTTTGGTTGCTTTTTTGTGTCGAAAAAGGCTGTCCAAAAAAGTTGGTTGCAGTAAATGGTAA
- the thrC gene encoding threonine synthase encodes MTTESWLQCILPSCGKKYSVNERRTNCDCGELLDVRYKGIFPKSLQETFSERLNHHQNIFNESGVWRFRELLNFVGVKTENYDDCSKKLVSLDGAEGRTKPFHLTRVADYVGLKTANFWLQFEGDNPTGSFKDNGMASAFTHARMVGAKKVVCASTGNTSSSAAAFAANELDMQAVILVGEGKIAKGKLAQSLAYGAKVLQVKGDFDVAMAMVQNLSKESDIYVVNSLNCFRLEGQKTMMLRILDYLRWEVPDWIVFPGGNLGNTSAFGKAFMELYEYGWIKKIPRMAVIVADGAPTLSDIYNERGLRWNGGNINNSIINDYYSEVDRKGIKANTRASAIEILKPVNLKKAIRTLEFTDGVVTTVSDQKILDAMAMVSKNGFGCEPASAATVAGIKKLVAQGVIGKDATVVGIATGHILKDSSAVVDYHFNSENKFANTPIVVEPDVNKILKLVDS; translated from the coding sequence ATGACAACTGAAAGCTGGTTACAGTGCATCCTTCCCAGTTGTGGAAAAAAATACAGTGTAAATGAACGAAGAACAAATTGTGACTGTGGGGAACTTCTTGACGTCCGATACAAAGGCATCTTTCCCAAAAGTTTGCAAGAAACCTTTAGTGAACGTTTGAATCATCACCAAAACATCTTTAACGAAAGTGGAGTTTGGCGATTCCGTGAACTGCTGAATTTTGTTGGCGTAAAAACAGAAAATTATGATGACTGTAGCAAAAAACTAGTTTCTTTAGACGGTGCAGAAGGACGAACTAAACCCTTTCATTTGACCCGTGTTGCAGATTATGTGGGACTAAAAACTGCCAACTTTTGGTTGCAGTTTGAAGGAGACAACCCCACTGGGTCTTTCAAAGATAATGGAATGGCTTCTGCGTTTACTCATGCTCGGATGGTTGGAGCCAAAAAGGTTGTTTGTGCTTCTACTGGGAATACTTCAAGTTCTGCTGCGGCCTTTGCTGCTAACGAGTTGGACATGCAAGCTGTAATTCTGGTTGGAGAAGGCAAAATCGCAAAAGGCAAACTTGCTCAATCCTTGGCTTATGGTGCTAAAGTTTTGCAAGTTAAAGGCGATTTTGATGTGGCTATGGCAATGGTGCAAAACCTTTCTAAAGAAAGCGACATCTACGTGGTTAACTCCCTGAATTGTTTCCGCCTTGAAGGTCAAAAGACTATGATGTTACGTATTCTTGATTACTTGCGGTGGGAAGTTCCTGACTGGATCGTTTTTCCTGGAGGTAACTTGGGTAACACTTCGGCTTTTGGTAAGGCTTTCATGGAGCTTTACGAATATGGCTGGATTAAGAAGATACCCAGAATGGCAGTAATTGTTGCTGACGGTGCCCCAACTTTGTCTGATATATACAATGAACGTGGTCTACGTTGGAATGGTGGAAACATCAACAACAGCATAATCAACGATTACTACAGTGAAGTGGACCGCAAAGGCATCAAAGCAAACACTCGAGCCAGTGCCATTGAAATTTTAAAGCCAGTTAACCTCAAGAAAGCGATTCGAACGCTAGAGTTCACTGATGGTGTTGTAACTACGGTTTCTGACCAAAAAATTTTGGATGCAATGGCAATGGTGAGCAAGAACGGTTTTGGTTGTGAGCCAGCTTCTGCTGCTACTGTTGCGGGAATCAAAAAACTGGTTGCCCAAGGAGTAATTGGGAAAGATGCAACAGTAGTTGGAATTGCTACGGGCCATATTCTTAAAGACTCTTCTGCTGTTGTTGACTATCATTTTAATTCGGAAAACAAGTTTGCTAACACGCCGATTGTTGTGGAGCCTGACGTGAATAAGATACTCAAACTTGTTGATTCTTGA
- a CDS encoding alanine dehydrogenase, whose product MNTKTLVLSEKDIKNLISIDETIPAVELAFKMKGTGHAQMPSKQYLFMKKYNGDLRTMPAYLEEIDAVTVKVVNSHPENPKHGLPTVMATIILVDPKTGAPVAIMGGTKITALRTGAAGAIAAKYLANPSPKIVGLVGAGAQARTQLMGLQIVFKTIQEVNVWDINPKASEKYVEEMRQKYPQLKICVVESVKKAVQETDIIITTTPSRKPLVSSDWVKQGSHINCIGADAPGKQELDPNILLRSKNVVDEWEQSSHGGEINVPISKGIITKEDIWGDICEIVAGLKQGRTSSDEITVFTSTGLAIQDAATANVVYKKALKEKIGKKIDILNV is encoded by the coding sequence ATCAACACGAAAACTTTAGTTCTGTCTGAAAAGGATATAAAAAACCTAATCTCAATTGATGAAACAATCCCAGCTGTAGAATTAGCATTTAAAATGAAGGGAACAGGTCACGCCCAAATGCCTTCTAAACAGTATTTGTTCATGAAAAAATACAACGGCGATTTGCGGACCATGCCAGCATACCTTGAAGAAATTGATGCAGTAACCGTGAAGGTTGTGAATTCTCATCCAGAAAACCCAAAACATGGACTGCCTACCGTTATGGCAACAATAATTTTGGTTGACCCCAAAACTGGTGCACCAGTTGCGATAATGGGAGGAACAAAGATTACCGCCCTTCGAACCGGAGCAGCAGGAGCAATCGCAGCAAAATATCTTGCTAACCCTAGCCCAAAAATAGTTGGATTAGTTGGTGCAGGCGCCCAAGCAAGAACTCAACTTATGGGGCTTCAAATAGTCTTTAAGACAATACAAGAAGTCAACGTGTGGGACATTAATCCCAAAGCGTCAGAAAAATATGTTGAAGAAATGAGGCAAAAATATCCTCAGCTAAAAATTTGTGTTGTTGAAAGCGTTAAAAAAGCAGTACAAGAAACAGACATAATTATAACGACAACCCCTTCAAGAAAACCTTTAGTTTCGTCAGATTGGGTGAAACAAGGGAGCCATATTAATTGTATTGGAGCAGATGCTCCAGGAAAACAAGAGTTAGATCCAAACATTTTGTTAAGATCCAAAAACGTTGTGGACGAGTGGGAACAGAGCAGTCATGGGGGCGAAATTAATGTTCCAATTTCGAAAGGAATAATCACAAAAGAAGACATCTGGGGCGACATTTGTGAAATTGTTGCAGGATTAAAACAGGGCAGAACTTCAAGTGATGAAATTACAGTTTTCACATCTACTGGGCTTGCTATACAAGATGCCGCAACAGCAAACGTGGTCTACAAAAAAGCTTTGAAAGAAAAGATTGGCAAAAAAATAGACATATTAAATGTTTAG
- a CDS encoding arsenate reductase ArsC → MKEILFICTHNSARSQMAEALVNANLSSKYKAYSAGTTATKINPHVIKALNEIGIDTSKQWSKNINEFKAKKFDVVVTVCDHAKETCPFFPAEKVIHKSFADPSKFKGTEEQIMQQVRQVRQEIKEWVTKTFQ, encoded by the coding sequence ATGAAAGAAATATTGTTCATTTGCACCCACAATTCTGCCCGTTCCCAGATGGCAGAAGCCCTAGTTAACGCAAACCTTTCAAGCAAATACAAAGCCTACAGCGCTGGAACAACAGCTACAAAAATCAACCCGCATGTTATCAAAGCTTTGAACGAAATTGGAATCGACACGTCAAAACAATGGTCAAAAAACATCAATGAGTTTAAAGCAAAAAAGTTTGATGTCGTAGTCACTGTTTGTGACCACGCCAAAGAAACATGTCCCTTCTTTCCAGCAGAAAAAGTGATACACAAAAGTTTTGCTGACCCTTCAAAGTTTAAGGGCACTGAAGAACAAATAATGCAACAAGTACGACAAGTCAGGCAAGAAATCAAGGAATGGGTAACAAAAACTTTCCAGTGA
- a CDS encoding winged helix-turn-helix transcriptional regulator, with product MEDLKDRLKRLTETEYCNAEAPEEYCKELLELVETVADTKMAKKQSKFFKALADEKRLRIIKLLMNKEMCICELMVCIDTTQPNLSHHVEILENAGIVKRKKKGKWAYCSIADKTEIEKLRDLDLL from the coding sequence ATGGAAGACCTCAAAGATCGATTAAAACGATTAACAGAAACAGAATACTGCAATGCAGAAGCCCCAGAAGAATACTGCAAAGAATTACTCGAACTAGTTGAAACCGTCGCAGACACCAAAATGGCAAAAAAACAAAGCAAGTTTTTCAAAGCGTTAGCGGACGAAAAACGCCTTAGAATAATAAAATTGCTTATGAACAAAGAAATGTGCATCTGCGAACTCATGGTGTGCATTGATACGACGCAGCCAAATCTTTCTCACCACGTTGAGATACTAGAAAATGCAGGGATAGTTAAACGAAAAAAGAAAGGAAAATGGGCATACTGCTCTATAGCAGACAAAACAGAAATCGAAAAACTAAGGGACCTTGATTTACTGTAG
- a CDS encoding DUF4011 domain-containing protein — protein MSQFNEILSDKIKYWKCRLIDLSRRNNLISYRFTKSKSVLVSAPNISGVFDAIDENNVILFQKTDDVEDQTKGWISSEDDSTTNKKLYNIYLKARENFQELGVNTCFLGIGFLEYKDSEWSTDLIKAPLILMPVEIERTKKVSKFYHKFDIFSEPDDFQLNPSLKEKLAAEYGINLEEIEEGTDIYEYLDQLKQIISQHENWKFLEEVVLDIFTYQKYIMYNDLELNDENIKENPLIRAFVGDRNALLGDYSEILREEFNDVTDVDVFSADSSQKRAIELAKAGATFVLQGPPGTGKSQTICNIIAALIEKKKKVLFVSQKMAALDVVLNRLKEKGLDRYCLNLHAYRGNKKQIIAQLMDQLENSPIIKDYAKQYSFSSYLKAQSKINDYYKNLCEKRVLRKLSLFDVRGKLAKLEDTHNLNAQLSNTLNINDEEFLNLIDNMEKLDIILDSVVDPLNNLYRYYKPIFNTTYQRANLKNDLNNMLTSFEILFNYVNSLPIMNDENKPNTFKEMDLFIENHEKINALKIPIELLSDNFFTYHKLLKEIFPIFERINEIKSEITSQVSEKFLEMDTSEHQILLTETGLFGKLFSSKYKTAKKELDELANTPLEKNNWLKLFDKKAKFMENVDSFNSIIQTNITVFQKLKIIDNHEIIPVLLELTTKILKIIDQFDLDQQTSLNIIQFMKTNSCIFTEYLEIKNSLKILEDYFENLKLVDYGFDQIPEIIKKLIKDHDKIDYILLFYKTFNELSTELMTFVKLYLENRKVGSLQKCFEKTYYLQLLDKIERSDRIFSPKLQIEQFRNKDVETRNIKRFKIMNTIESSQPSYTYDSCSNSEVQILKRENRKKRRVKPIRKLLQDIPNLTFSLTPCFMMSPLTVSQYLDYPHIHFDVVIFDEASQIMPEDAIPCFLRADQAIIMGDTEQLPPTSFFNRGLDDEDFDEDIVDLESLLSEASIKFRESSLNWHYRSKNENLIAFSNYCFYKNRLITFPNSKQDAETGIDFVFVKNGVYDRGKSRTNRKEAKNVVSTYKKLKKENPSKTFGIIAFSRQQERAIRDAFLLKNIDIDNSIDDMDEPLFIKNLETVQGDERDIIIISVGYGPDEKGKFSYNFGPLNKEGGYKRLNVAVTRSRYKTIIISSIDPQFLDEDKINVDGVRYLKNYLSFAKTSQMPELTKTIEGIEFDSDFEEAVYDALKNENFELSTQIGCSGYRIDLGIKNPEKPGEYILGIECDGTQYHSSRFARDRDKIRQNVLEKLGWNIHRIWSEDWLKNREFEIQRIKTKVEQLSVTPIKESKKKEHFERVETVNHFKEVCFDDIFPKYTVKELQKIDFDLEWSSSRGYWFYDNNLLILERMLDVINIEAPMTKTLLFQRVSKSLSIGKIGNRLNNYFEMLLELLERKEYLFNNGSTLSTKPIKKLERIRISNSKQRRFECIPIEELASACVELLKINVSMEKDGLIQDVARKFYGNNRCGTKIEKKMNETISYLKKEKIIIIHGNNIKLK, from the coding sequence ATGTCACAATTTAATGAAATATTATCTGATAAAATAAAGTATTGGAAATGTCGGTTAATTGACTTGTCTCGTCGAAATAACCTAATTTCTTATCGTTTCACTAAATCAAAAAGCGTTTTAGTTTCTGCTCCAAACATATCTGGTGTATTTGATGCAATCGATGAAAATAATGTAATCCTTTTTCAAAAAACTGATGATGTTGAGGATCAAACTAAAGGTTGGATTTCGTCTGAGGATGATTCAACAACTAATAAAAAACTATACAACATCTATTTAAAAGCACGAGAAAACTTTCAGGAATTAGGTGTTAATACCTGCTTTTTGGGAATAGGATTTTTAGAATACAAAGATAGTGAATGGTCTACAGATTTAATTAAAGCACCATTAATTTTAATGCCTGTAGAAATTGAGCGAACAAAAAAAGTTTCAAAGTTTTACCATAAATTTGATATTTTCTCAGAACCGGATGATTTTCAACTAAATCCTTCTTTAAAAGAAAAATTAGCGGCAGAGTATGGAATAAACTTAGAAGAAATTGAAGAAGGTACAGACATTTACGAATATCTAGATCAACTAAAACAGATTATTAGCCAACATGAAAACTGGAAGTTTCTTGAAGAAGTAGTTCTAGATATTTTCACCTACCAGAAATACATTATGTATAACGACCTTGAATTAAATGACGAAAACATCAAAGAAAACCCATTAATTCGAGCGTTTGTAGGAGACAGAAATGCATTACTGGGCGATTATTCCGAAATACTTCGGGAAGAATTTAATGATGTTACTGATGTTGATGTGTTCAGTGCAGATTCTTCTCAAAAACGTGCAATTGAATTGGCTAAAGCAGGTGCAACATTTGTTCTCCAGGGACCGCCAGGAACAGGAAAAAGTCAAACAATATGCAACATAATTGCTGCATTAATTGAAAAAAAGAAGAAAGTTCTCTTTGTTAGCCAAAAAATGGCTGCATTAGATGTTGTTTTAAATAGATTGAAAGAAAAAGGCTTGGACAGGTATTGTCTTAATCTGCACGCTTATAGAGGAAATAAAAAGCAGATCATTGCTCAATTAATGGATCAGCTAGAAAATTCTCCAATAATCAAAGATTATGCAAAACAATATTCATTTTCAAGTTATCTAAAAGCTCAATCAAAAATTAATGATTACTACAAAAATCTATGTGAAAAAAGGGTTCTGCGAAAGCTTTCCTTATTTGATGTACGTGGAAAACTTGCAAAACTAGAAGATACTCATAACCTGAATGCTCAACTTTCAAATACACTTAACATTAATGATGAGGAATTTTTGAATCTTATCGATAATATGGAAAAGTTAGATATCATCCTAGATTCAGTTGTAGATCCTCTAAATAATCTGTACCGTTACTATAAACCAATTTTTAATACTACATATCAGCGGGCCAATCTAAAAAATGATCTTAACAATATGTTAACCTCTTTTGAAATATTATTCAACTATGTAAACTCATTGCCCATCATGAATGATGAGAATAAACCAAATACTTTCAAAGAAATGGATTTGTTTATAGAAAATCATGAAAAAATAAACGCTTTAAAAATTCCAATCGAATTGTTATCCGACAACTTTTTCACATACCATAAATTGTTGAAAGAGATCTTTCCAATTTTTGAGAGAATCAATGAAATTAAAAGTGAAATTACATCACAGGTATCTGAAAAATTTCTTGAAATGGATACATCTGAACATCAAATTTTGCTCACAGAAACAGGCTTATTTGGCAAACTTTTCAGCTCAAAATATAAAACTGCAAAAAAAGAACTTGATGAATTAGCGAATACACCCTTAGAAAAAAACAATTGGTTAAAGTTATTTGATAAAAAAGCCAAATTCATGGAAAACGTGGATTCATTTAATTCAATAATTCAAACAAATATTACTGTTTTTCAAAAACTAAAAATTATCGACAATCATGAAATAATTCCTGTTTTGCTTGAACTTACAACTAAAATATTAAAAATTATTGATCAATTTGATTTAGACCAGCAAACTTCACTGAATATTATACAATTTATGAAAACTAATTCGTGCATATTTACTGAATATTTAGAGATTAAAAATAGCTTGAAGATTTTGGAGGATTATTTTGAAAATCTGAAACTTGTTGATTATGGATTCGATCAAATTCCAGAAATTATTAAGAAATTGATTAAAGATCACGATAAAATAGACTATATCCTGTTATTTTACAAAACATTCAATGAATTGTCTACTGAATTAATGACATTCGTGAAATTATATCTTGAAAATAGAAAAGTAGGTTCCCTGCAAAAATGTTTTGAAAAAACATATTATCTCCAATTACTTGACAAAATAGAGCGTTCAGATAGAATTTTTTCACCCAAATTACAGATTGAACAATTTAGAAACAAAGATGTTGAAACACGTAACATAAAACGATTCAAAATAATGAACACTATTGAGTCATCTCAGCCTTCGTATACTTATGACAGCTGTAGCAATAGTGAGGTTCAAATATTAAAGCGTGAAAACAGAAAGAAAAGAAGAGTAAAACCTATTCGAAAGCTATTACAAGACATCCCAAATCTAACTTTTTCATTAACACCTTGTTTTATGATGAGCCCTCTGACCGTTAGTCAGTACTTAGATTATCCTCACATACATTTTGATGTGGTAATCTTTGATGAAGCATCACAAATAATGCCTGAAGATGCAATTCCTTGTTTTCTTAGAGCAGATCAGGCAATAATAATGGGTGACACCGAACAATTGCCACCCACCAGTTTTTTCAATCGGGGTCTTGATGATGAAGACTTTGATGAAGACATAGTGGATCTTGAAAGTCTATTATCTGAAGCAAGTATAAAATTCCGAGAAAGCTCCTTGAATTGGCACTACAGAAGCAAAAATGAAAACCTCATTGCTTTTTCAAATTACTGCTTTTATAAAAACAGATTAATTACATTTCCAAATTCAAAGCAAGATGCAGAAACAGGGATAGATTTTGTATTTGTTAAAAATGGCGTATATGATAGAGGAAAATCAAGAACAAACAGAAAAGAAGCAAAAAACGTGGTTAGCACATACAAAAAATTAAAGAAAGAAAATCCCTCCAAAACCTTTGGAATAATTGCCTTCAGCAGACAACAGGAAAGAGCAATTAGAGATGCTTTTCTACTAAAAAACATTGACATTGACAACTCAATAGACGATATGGACGAGCCTTTGTTCATAAAAAATCTTGAAACTGTTCAAGGGGACGAACGAGACATTATAATCATAAGCGTCGGTTATGGACCTGATGAAAAAGGCAAATTTAGTTATAACTTTGGACCTCTAAATAAAGAAGGGGGATACAAACGGCTAAATGTTGCAGTAACACGATCAAGGTACAAAACAATAATTATTTCCTCAATTGATCCTCAATTCCTTGATGAAGACAAAATCAATGTAGATGGCGTACGATATCTGAAAAACTATCTAAGTTTTGCAAAAACTTCACAAATGCCTGAACTTACAAAAACCATTGAGGGCATAGAATTTGATTCTGATTTTGAGGAAGCTGTATATGACGCACTAAAAAATGAAAATTTTGAACTGAGTACACAAATAGGGTGTTCAGGGTACAGAATAGATTTAGGTATCAAAAATCCCGAAAAACCTGGTGAATATATACTGGGAATAGAATGTGATGGGACCCAATATCATTCATCCAGGTTTGCACGAGATAGAGATAAAATTAGACAAAATGTCTTAGAAAAATTAGGTTGGAACATTCATCGAATATGGTCTGAAGATTGGCTCAAAAATAGAGAATTTGAGATACAAAGGATAAAAACAAAAGTTGAGCAATTATCTGTTACTCCTATAAAAGAAAGTAAAAAAAAAGAACACTTCGAGAGAGTAGAAACAGTAAATCATTTTAAAGAAGTATGTTTTGATGATATTTTTCCGAAATATACCGTGAAAGAGCTCCAAAAAATTGATTTTGATCTTGAATGGTCAAGTTCCAGAGGATATTGGTTTTATGACAATAATCTCTTGATATTAGAACGAATGCTTGACGTTATTAATATTGAAGCGCCAATGACAAAAACATTGTTATTCCAAAGAGTTAGTAAATCGCTCTCCATTGGAAAAATAGGTAATAGATTGAATAATTATTTTGAAATGTTGCTGGAGTTGTTAGAGCGAAAAGAGTATTTGTTTAATAACGGTTCAACTCTTTCAACTAAACCCATAAAGAAATTGGAAAGAATTAGAATTTCAAATTCTAAACAACGAAGATTTGAATGCATTCCAATAGAAGAATTAGCTTCAGCCTGCGTTGAATTATTGAAAATAAATGTTAGCATGGAAAAAGATGGGTTAATTCAGGATGTAGCTAGAAAATTTTATGGAAATAATAGATGTGGAACTAAAATAGAGAAAAAAATGAATGAAACAATCAGTTATCTAAAGAAAGAGAAAATTATTATAATTCATGGGAATAACATTAAGCTAAAATAA
- a CDS encoding B12-binding domain-containing radical SAM protein, whose product MANNGQLQGVPIVLTGSATDMSDFKLNPFRAFSGGFPTAIIPRFMLRKYWYPKTPMNGNNTAKFAPYGMRKIEASLINEFGPEHVAVVHPYDLKKVVGPNTKIIGISTMEPVGIGFVSRTYTSLVGFGGEPVAAAEFRELITNPILRKWNAKIVLGGAGAWQIHRAKLQKKYQIDCIVIGEGEKTALEIFRKALNGEELPKFVETQAPDPKEICPIVNPAIFGTVEITRGCGRGCKFCSPMIRKRYSFPLEHILREVEINAKHGTRMIILASEDIFLYKCKDNFRPNRQAVSELINSIAKIPKVEFIQPAHAALAPVVCEPEMIREIGPALLEKSYWVTSGIKHSSIEVGIETGSFRLMKKYMPRKVFPFKPEEWQDIVTKSIDIMNQNSIWPLATFIVGLPGETEDDTNATIELVNQLKHNKLFYVPLLFTSEEECNLRKAQHMDLKQLTPLQWELLATCWRNNIEIFAPDLSQWPARVVSAFAYVLYYRWKHGKKVLKPLLTLSGLNQKQVPTRTV is encoded by the coding sequence ATGGCCAACAATGGTCAGCTGCAAGGGGTTCCAATAGTTTTAACAGGGTCTGCCACTGATATGAGTGATTTTAAACTCAATCCTTTTAGGGCGTTTTCTGGAGGGTTTCCAACTGCAATCATTCCAAGGTTTATGTTACGAAAATATTGGTACCCAAAAACGCCAATGAACGGAAACAACACCGCCAAGTTTGCGCCCTACGGAATGCGCAAAATTGAAGCTTCATTGATTAACGAGTTTGGACCAGAACATGTAGCAGTTGTTCACCCATATGATCTCAAAAAAGTGGTTGGACCAAACACAAAAATTATTGGAATATCAACAATGGAACCTGTAGGAATAGGATTTGTGAGCCGAACGTACACTTCTCTGGTAGGTTTTGGAGGGGAACCCGTGGCAGCCGCAGAATTCAGGGAATTAATAACAAACCCAATACTGCGAAAATGGAACGCAAAAATCGTTCTGGGAGGAGCAGGCGCATGGCAAATTCACAGGGCTAAACTTCAAAAAAAGTATCAAATCGATTGCATAGTAATTGGAGAGGGAGAAAAAACTGCACTAGAAATTTTTCGCAAGGCACTAAACGGTGAAGAACTTCCAAAATTTGTGGAAACTCAAGCCCCAGACCCGAAAGAAATCTGTCCAATAGTAAATCCAGCAATATTTGGCACAGTAGAAATTACCCGTGGTTGCGGACGAGGCTGTAAGTTTTGTTCCCCCATGATTCGGAAACGGTATTCGTTTCCATTAGAACACATTCTAAGAGAGGTTGAAATAAATGCCAAGCATGGAACCCGGATGATAATCTTGGCAAGTGAAGACATCTTCCTATACAAATGCAAAGACAACTTCAGGCCAAACCGCCAAGCAGTTTCTGAACTGATTAATTCAATAGCAAAAATTCCAAAAGTAGAATTCATTCAACCTGCCCATGCTGCGTTAGCACCAGTTGTGTGTGAACCAGAAATGATTCGAGAAATTGGACCAGCCCTTCTTGAAAAATCGTACTGGGTTACGAGTGGCATAAAACACAGCTCCATCGAAGTAGGAATAGAAACGGGCAGCTTTCGCCTTATGAAAAAATATATGCCGAGAAAAGTTTTTCCATTCAAGCCCGAAGAGTGGCAAGACATAGTAACAAAATCTATTGACATCATGAACCAAAACAGCATTTGGCCGTTAGCGACGTTTATTGTTGGGTTGCCTGGCGAAACCGAAGATGACACAAACGCTACCATTGAGCTTGTAAATCAACTAAAACACAATAAACTGTTCTATGTCCCGTTGCTGTTCACGTCCGAAGAGGAGTGCAACCTTAGAAAGGCACAACACATGGACCTGAAACAATTAACGCCCCTTCAATGGGAACTTTTGGCAACATGTTGGAGGAACAACATAGAAATTTTTGCCCCAGACCTTTCCCAATGGCCAGCACGGGTTGTTTCAGCATTTGCGTATGTTTTGTATTACAGGTGGAAACACGGCAAAAAAGTGTTAAAGCCATTGTTAACCCTTTCAGGGTTGAACCAAAAACAGGTACCAACTAGAACTGTTTAG